A window of the Leptospira bourretii genome harbors these coding sequences:
- a CDS encoding lipoprotein, with protein MNKTLSRMILSFAILVFVWSCKSKETKEVSQTKDTENEVILEFTKAKEGFLSESLFQVAVSSVLPSESERTEEAKTIAEQKSLNLLKTYTIPNLSEKGRKELRDISKEGKIVDKNVSVGGRYFFLYQIQKSNLKRLVTKDLE; from the coding sequence ATGAACAAAACTTTATCAAGGATGATCCTTTCTTTCGCAATTCTTGTTTTCGTTTGGAGTTGTAAATCCAAAGAAACAAAAGAAGTCTCACAAACCAAAGATACTGAAAACGAAGTAATTTTAGAATTTACGAAAGCAAAGGAAGGATTTCTTTCTGAATCCTTATTCCAAGTTGCTGTATCTAGTGTTCTTCCCTCCGAATCAGAACGAACCGAAGAAGCAAAAACAATTGCCGAACAAAAGTCTCTGAACTTATTAAAAACATATACGATCCCTAATCTCTCTGAGAAGGGAAGAAAGGAACTCCGCGATATTTCCAAAGAAGGTAAGATTGTCGATAAAAACGTTTCTGTTGGAGGGAGGTATTTTTTCTTATACCAAATTCAAAAATCCAACTTGAAACGCCTGGTAACCAAAGACTTAGAATAA
- a CDS encoding M16 family metallopeptidase has product MMSKLRIFFLCFFLQFLPLFSQDQFFGTSESQFRDKIKTVRLDNGLTVVMMKRGTSPTVALYIKFLVGAVDETPEEAGTAHLLEHMLFKGTKTVGTTNYEKEEKYQKQIEVWGTELDDLKLKIRDLTTRGETIPRSLEEEKETLERRLKKLIQLQDEFIVKNEDSYIYEQNGEVGFNAYTSQDVTNYQIQLPNNRIEVWAKIESDRLKHPILREYYTERDVVIEERRMRTDDSGAGVLREKFFSIAFESHPYRKPVIGYSTGLPFLKIEDTKAFFQKHYTPDRMVISVVGQFDFAETESIIRKYFSDLKPGKPRPIQKVEEKSFPGEKRFKVYHPSGSQMMMGFLKPPYPHKDNSSFDVLSTVLTSGTGSRLYKRLVLEEKLALSIGAANGYPGERYKNYFVFFIKPNEGAKPEVIEKIIWEELFKIQETGVPKEELEKVKNQMVSDFIKTLDENASIADLLSYYQLLYGDWAGLFNQYSTIMKTSSADIQTLVPTYLTKDKVVIGVLEDVRKKSE; this is encoded by the coding sequence ATGATGTCGAAATTACGAATCTTTTTCCTTTGTTTTTTCCTACAATTTTTGCCCCTTTTTTCCCAGGACCAATTTTTTGGAACCTCTGAATCACAGTTTCGAGACAAGATAAAAACCGTTCGTTTGGACAATGGGCTGACTGTTGTGATGATGAAGAGAGGAACTTCTCCTACTGTTGCTTTGTACATTAAATTTCTGGTTGGAGCTGTGGATGAAACCCCTGAGGAAGCAGGAACCGCCCACCTTTTGGAACATATGCTTTTCAAAGGAACAAAAACAGTTGGTACCACAAACTACGAAAAAGAAGAAAAATACCAAAAACAAATCGAAGTTTGGGGAACGGAACTTGATGACCTCAAACTAAAAATTCGTGATTTGACAACTCGTGGCGAAACCATTCCACGTTCTTTAGAAGAGGAAAAAGAAACCTTAGAGCGCCGATTAAAAAAACTCATCCAATTACAAGATGAGTTCATTGTAAAAAACGAAGATTCTTATATTTATGAACAAAATGGGGAAGTGGGATTCAACGCATACACTTCGCAGGATGTCACCAACTACCAAATCCAACTTCCTAACAACCGAATCGAAGTTTGGGCAAAAATTGAATCCGATCGTTTGAAACATCCAATCTTACGTGAATATTATACCGAAAGAGATGTTGTGATTGAAGAACGTCGGATGCGAACTGACGATAGTGGGGCTGGTGTCCTTAGAGAAAAGTTTTTTTCAATCGCTTTTGAAAGTCATCCTTACAGAAAGCCAGTAATTGGATATTCTACAGGTCTTCCTTTTTTAAAAATTGAAGATACTAAGGCTTTTTTTCAAAAGCATTATACTCCAGACCGAATGGTGATTTCTGTTGTTGGCCAATTTGATTTTGCAGAAACGGAGTCCATCATCCGTAAGTATTTTTCTGACCTAAAACCAGGGAAACCAAGACCAATCCAAAAGGTGGAAGAAAAATCTTTTCCTGGTGAAAAACGATTCAAAGTTTACCATCCATCAGGAAGCCAAATGATGATGGGGTTTTTAAAACCTCCATATCCGCATAAAGACAATTCCTCGTTTGATGTATTGTCCACTGTCCTCACTTCGGGAACTGGATCTAGGTTATACAAACGACTTGTATTGGAAGAAAAGTTAGCTCTGAGCATTGGAGCTGCGAATGGTTATCCAGGAGAACGATATAAAAATTATTTTGTGTTTTTTATTAAACCGAATGAGGGTGCAAAACCTGAAGTCATTGAAAAAATCATTTGGGAAGAACTTTTCAAAATCCAAGAAACCGGTGTTCCGAAAGAAGAATTAGAGAAAGTCAAAAATCAAATGGTTTCCGATTTTATCAAAACCTTGGATGAAAATGCAAGTATTGCTGATCTGCTAAGTTATTATCAGCTGTTATATGGTGATTGGGCGGGTTTATTCAATCAATATTCGACCATTATGAAAACATCGTCGGCAGATATCCAAACGCTTGTCCCTACATATTTAACCAAAGATAAAGTCGTGATCGGTGTATTGGAAGACGTAAGGAAAAAATCAGAATGA
- a CDS encoding M16 family metallopeptidase, with translation MKRIYLLLIGISFFSLSAREMGDFVRDLQFKPLEFEVPEITSIKQSSGVEVFSLKNGEFPIVYADIYVYHGRKNLGKRAVEITKLLEDSWELSGSKTYPKEKFLETLEFYGASFSVSIDYEKTIFSFAYLKSTEKEVLPIIQSFFDSPNLDESLIVTTKGKLTEEIKRRNDNPTALGSRKAKESLFRGTIAGTSMQISSLEAVKLSDLTEFQSEILKEPKRRFLVTGDYDLKSFESFFSNLGPSVENKNAEVITPTGLSENVKKEGKNIRLVVKDLNQTFISMMGVLPEHNHPDFYAIQVLNYIIGAGGFNSYYMREIRNNRGLAYSAGSNTEFQENYGTIQFFAMTKTESAKEVLSLMRELIQPKLIDSLTEEELVRAKNAIINQFVFQFEDDKRTLASEVRRRDHKMPDGYLQNFRKEIDRLTLSDLKRAGKLYFQSDKLIVTVVGPKVLESSFGETIKVIQPED, from the coding sequence ATGAAACGTATTTATCTACTTTTAATTGGAATTAGTTTTTTTAGTCTCTCGGCTCGTGAGATGGGGGATTTTGTGCGAGATTTACAATTCAAACCCTTGGAGTTTGAAGTTCCGGAAATCACTTCCATAAAACAATCATCAGGAGTTGAAGTTTTTTCTTTAAAAAATGGAGAGTTTCCCATAGTCTATGCGGATATCTATGTTTACCATGGTAGGAAAAATTTAGGCAAACGGGCGGTAGAGATCACAAAACTTCTGGAAGATAGTTGGGAATTGTCGGGATCAAAAACTTACCCAAAAGAAAAGTTCCTAGAAACTTTGGAGTTTTATGGAGCATCCTTTTCTGTTTCAATCGATTATGAAAAAACAATATTTAGTTTTGCTTATTTAAAATCGACTGAGAAAGAAGTGCTTCCCATCATTCAGTCATTTTTCGATTCTCCCAACTTGGATGAGTCCTTAATTGTGACTACCAAAGGGAAACTCACAGAAGAGATCAAAAGGAGAAATGACAATCCTACTGCTCTTGGTTCTAGGAAGGCAAAGGAATCTTTGTTTCGGGGAACCATAGCTGGAACTTCCATGCAAATTTCTTCCTTGGAAGCGGTGAAACTAAGTGATCTTACCGAATTCCAATCCGAAATTTTAAAAGAACCCAAACGAAGATTTCTTGTGACGGGAGATTATGATCTCAAATCGTTTGAAAGTTTTTTTTCTAATTTAGGTCCTAGTGTTGAAAATAAAAACGCAGAAGTGATTACCCCAACAGGTCTTTCTGAAAACGTAAAAAAAGAAGGAAAAAACATCCGACTTGTCGTAAAAGATCTCAACCAGACTTTCATTTCAATGATGGGGGTTCTTCCTGAACACAACCACCCTGATTTTTATGCCATTCAAGTTTTGAATTATATCATCGGGGCAGGTGGGTTTAACTCTTATTATATGAGAGAAATCCGAAACAATCGGGGCCTTGCTTATTCTGCAGGTAGTAATACCGAATTTCAGGAAAATTATGGAACCATTCAATTCTTTGCGATGACTAAAACTGAGTCAGCCAAAGAAGTTTTATCCCTTATGCGAGAACTCATTCAACCCAAACTCATTGATTCGCTGACAGAAGAAGAACTAGTTCGAGCAAAGAACGCCATCATCAATCAGTTTGTATTTCAGTTTGAAGATGATAAAAGGACTCTTGCCAGCGAAGTACGAAGGCGTGATCATAAAATGCCAGATGGATACTTACAAAATTTTAGGAAAGAAATTGATCGTTTGACACTTTCTGATTTAAAACGAGCAGGCAAATTGTATTTTCAATCAGACAAATTGATTGTAACCGTTGTTGGCCCTAAGGTTTTAGAGTCATCTTTTGGGGAAACAATAAAGGTGATACAACCGGAAGATTGA
- a CDS encoding MBL fold metallo-hydrolase, whose amino-acid sequence MLTASFEYKGIKFEGLSEGGIRTSIICPSLDFMFDFGFINPDKIHIGKILLSHAHLDHSCGIPYYVSQRSLRKLPVPKIYLPKSLEPKMSQILKLYSEIEDFDYECELIGLDFGDRVELKPGYFFKPWQSFHRVPSQGYTVYETKRKLKKEWTSLSSEEIRNKKDLGEDPTEEISVPLVSFSGDTKIEYVLENEDVRKSKILFMECTYYCEKRDVDRAREWGHTHFDEIVANASAFENEAIVLIHPSKRYSYRELNDLVRKKTPPILKDRVSLFLPPKS is encoded by the coding sequence ATGTTAACAGCTAGTTTTGAATACAAGGGAATCAAATTTGAAGGTTTGTCTGAAGGTGGAATTCGGACATCCATCATTTGTCCTTCCCTTGATTTTATGTTTGATTTTGGATTTATCAATCCTGATAAAATTCATATAGGAAAGATATTGTTATCTCATGCCCATCTGGATCATTCCTGTGGGATTCCTTATTACGTATCCCAAAGAAGTCTAAGAAAACTCCCCGTACCTAAAATTTATCTTCCAAAATCTTTAGAACCCAAAATGTCTCAAATTCTAAAACTATATTCTGAAATTGAAGATTTTGATTATGAATGTGAACTGATCGGTTTGGATTTTGGTGACAGGGTTGAATTAAAACCTGGATATTTTTTTAAACCTTGGCAAAGTTTTCATCGGGTTCCTTCACAAGGTTATACTGTGTATGAAACCAAACGAAAATTAAAGAAAGAATGGACAAGCCTTAGTTCCGAAGAAATTCGAAACAAAAAAGATTTGGGTGAAGATCCCACAGAAGAAATTTCTGTCCCTTTGGTTTCCTTTTCAGGAGACACAAAAATAGAATACGTTTTAGAAAATGAAGATGTTCGCAAAAGCAAAATTCTCTTTATGGAATGTACTTACTATTGTGAAAAAAGAGATGTGGACCGAGCTCGGGAATGGGGCCATACTCATTTTGACGAAATTGTGGCCAACGCTTCTGCATTTGAAAACGAAGCCATTGTTCTCATCCATCCTTCCAAACGATATAGTTATCGTGAGTTAAACGATCTTGTCCGCAAAAAGACTCCTCCTATTTTAAAAGATAGAGTTTCTCTTTTTTTACCACCCAAATCATGA
- a CDS encoding O-methyltransferase produces MKPRPSIYIPELESYIDSSLVYKPNPVFAEMETYAKEKNIPIVTAATGAVLSHLVSLVRPKQILELGTGLGYSTLWMAVGSPETRFVTVDRHKEQADLMDGYAQKMGILEQIHVKRVTDSVMDYLENEYSEWVGSDLFFVDCDKITYPDIFRILWKEAKPGSYFLFDNMLWHGRVLSPDPKKPSDLAVMALWNEVKSQVLGYTLYPVGDGLLFFQKDKK; encoded by the coding sequence ATGAAACCTAGACCGAGCATTTACATTCCAGAACTTGAATCTTATATTGATTCGAGTTTGGTGTACAAACCAAACCCTGTGTTTGCTGAAATGGAAACGTATGCCAAAGAAAAAAATATCCCCATTGTCACTGCTGCCACCGGTGCTGTTTTATCTCATTTGGTTTCTCTCGTGAGGCCCAAACAAATTTTGGAATTAGGAACTGGGCTTGGTTATTCTACTCTTTGGATGGCCGTGGGTTCACCAGAGACAAGATTTGTGACTGTGGATCGTCATAAAGAACAAGCTGATCTGATGGACGGATATGCCCAAAAAATGGGAATTTTAGAACAAATCCATGTTAAACGAGTGACGGACTCTGTGATGGATTATTTAGAAAATGAATATTCGGAGTGGGTAGGATCAGATCTTTTTTTTGTGGATTGTGATAAAATCACCTACCCTGATATCTTTCGAATTCTCTGGAAAGAAGCAAAACCAGGGTCTTATTTTTTATTCGATAATATGTTGTGGCATGGAAGGGTCCTTTCTCCCGATCCAAAGAAACCTTCTGATTTAGCGGTGATGGCTCTTTGGAATGAGGTGAAATCCCAAGTTTTAGGTTATACTTTGTATCCTGTTGGTGATGGATTACTCTTTTTTCAAAAGGATAAAAAATAG
- a CDS encoding N-acetylmuramoyl-L-alanine amidase, with amino-acid sequence MTIVVFLSFHNLKKSLSILYIVFISFSLEAVPVFRIVVDPGHGGLAKDPKAQHGDKYDSVTQTYLETYKQGTEHGNVTERKVVLDLAKEVHRVLKLTETEAGWKEFEEYLKRFSKKSDFQRVIFESKLTRESSFDDDPNSDDPNSAYRLYDFPDQKTGVRRKGRLSKINELKPQLVLSLHLNPASKGQTGGMGAVLTPGYKTFSKLKKISDKKSSANSFTNSPWSEWLIFQSGWTKLENAIADTWIYFHGYWPKKNGKDTDLTKFEGYRQNMVSWHYADDPNWEKQIGKPGPYATDHETFSETGKFWEREKGKKEEWRREGGREGFGGDNHFVTKELMRFVQYGLPVLLKEKDSPYPELGPIQKPYISTYSLPTYTNALCAFIEIGYVNRSRDVKYLTQNKKETAISLAVGIYSLFVGLDVKKIPSLPYNPKGKKVNWERYENYFDEVL; translated from the coding sequence ATGACCATCGTGGTCTTTTTGTCTTTTCATAACTTAAAAAAATCTTTATCAATTCTCTATATTGTATTTATTTCCTTTTCCTTGGAAGCTGTTCCTGTCTTTCGGATCGTAGTAGATCCTGGCCATGGAGGTCTTGCCAAAGACCCCAAGGCACAACATGGAGACAAATACGATAGTGTCACTCAAACTTATTTAGAAACATACAAACAAGGGACCGAACACGGGAATGTTACGGAAAGAAAAGTGGTTCTTGACTTAGCAAAAGAAGTCCACCGAGTCTTAAAACTAACTGAGACTGAAGCTGGTTGGAAAGAATTTGAAGAATATCTCAAACGTTTCTCTAAAAAATCAGATTTCCAACGAGTGATTTTTGAAAGTAAACTCACTCGTGAGTCGTCGTTTGATGATGACCCAAACTCTGATGATCCCAATTCTGCCTATAGGTTATATGATTTCCCAGACCAAAAAACAGGTGTAAGGCGAAAAGGTAGACTATCCAAAATCAATGAACTAAAACCTCAACTTGTTTTGTCCTTACATTTAAATCCTGCCAGTAAAGGACAAACGGGTGGGATGGGTGCGGTTCTCACTCCTGGTTATAAAACATTTTCAAAATTAAAAAAAATCTCCGATAAAAAAAGTTCAGCGAATAGTTTTACGAATAGTCCTTGGTCCGAATGGCTTATTTTCCAATCCGGTTGGACGAAATTAGAAAATGCCATAGCTGACACATGGATTTATTTTCATGGGTATTGGCCTAAAAAAAATGGAAAGGATACGGATCTTACAAAATTTGAAGGTTACCGCCAAAATATGGTTAGTTGGCATTACGCCGATGATCCCAATTGGGAAAAACAAATTGGAAAACCAGGGCCTTACGCAACAGACCATGAAACCTTTTCTGAAACGGGAAAGTTTTGGGAAAGGGAAAAAGGAAAAAAAGAAGAGTGGAGAAGGGAAGGTGGAAGAGAGGGATTTGGTGGCGACAACCATTTTGTGACAAAGGAACTAATGCGTTTTGTCCAGTATGGCCTCCCTGTTTTATTAAAAGAAAAGGACTCTCCTTATCCTGAACTTGGTCCCATCCAAAAACCTTACATTTCTACATATAGTTTGCCAACATACACCAATGCCCTTTGTGCCTTCATTGAAATTGGATATGTAAACCGAAGTCGTGATGTCAAATACTTGACCCAAAATAAAAAAGAAACTGCAATTTCTTTGGCAGTGGGCATTTATTCCCTGTTTGTTGGTCTGGATGTCAAAAAAATCCCTTCACTCCCATACAATCCGAAAGGTAAAAAAGTAAACTGGGAACGATATGAGAATTATTTTGATGAAGTTTTATAA
- a CDS encoding PaaI family thioesterase: protein MKSVAKKNLSFASSPDNADGLQLKITFDEDTKTAFGDYTCPEKYQGLPDQIHPGIISTILDEIMVKINEAMNFETTTGELTIRFLQPAKVNEPLHLRGWFVKKNKKIIENRAEIENEIGKIVARGKGKYIEAED, encoded by the coding sequence ATGAAATCCGTTGCGAAAAAAAATCTCAGCTTTGCCTCCTCACCGGACAATGCAGACGGGTTGCAGCTAAAAATCACTTTCGACGAAGACACAAAAACTGCCTTCGGTGATTACACCTGCCCCGAAAAATACCAGGGTTTACCGGATCAAATCCACCCAGGTATTATTTCTACCATCTTAGACGAAATCATGGTCAAGATCAACGAAGCGATGAATTTCGAAACCACTACAGGTGAATTGACGATTCGATTCTTACAACCTGCAAAGGTAAACGAACCCCTCCACTTACGTGGTTGGTTTGTGAAAAAGAATAAAAAAATCATAGAAAACCGTGCTGAAATAGAAAATGAGATCGGCAAAATAGTGGCCCGCGGAAAAGGTAAATATATCGAAGCTGAAGACTGA